tggtcagtgaTCACagtcaaccaatcagatgGAATTCCTAGAATGGCGCAAGAAAATTTAGAAATGGCGAATGGCGGCCTTTGTTCCGAGAAGTCTGCATTGTGACAAGCGACTGCAGAAAGTCATTGTCTCGGCCtggaaaatggtttgaaaaaccaaaatacgAAAAGCAGTACTTCCTGTTGACGAAAACTTTGACAAGGATGGTGCAATAAGAGAcaatgaacacaaaacgaagaGAGTTCGAAGACAAGCGAGTTGGACATCAATTCAATCAGGTAACTTTCTATGTTTTTTATTAGTAAGGTTATTTATTAATACAGGAGCTTTTCGTTAAATTTAGATTAATTTGCACAGATGGGTTTGTGCCTAAGCTCATGTTACGTTCGGCCTTCGGCGTCGCGTAATTATGGACTCTTTCAAACACAAACTTGAGCAAATAGACTGCGAGTCTGCGAGTAGAGACACACGAGCGAGCAAGACACGCGCGCACTCGCACGACTTGGAGGACAAATCTTCTCTGAAGCGTGTGTTTCGTCCGCACTCTAGTTTTCCGCCGACATTGGACACTATTCGCAGTCTATGTTTATCTATACAAAACGAATATACCTGAGCACATCAAATAGCAGcgcaaacaaataaaatcaagtATTGGTTTTTACTGAAAAGCGGAACGAACTCAAACCACACGTAGCGCGATttccaaatgactgtcgaaaaacaaatactactccgaccaatcacaacgggAGCAGACAGCTGAAACTTGGTCAAAGAGCGGGAAAAAACGCGCCAACACGCTATAcacgattggttttggttttggttttgcttctcattggttgaaactGGCGCCagatttttaaaccaatcactaAGAGCAATAGTTGAAATCGCAAATTTCGTTtcgacagtcacttgaaaaatGCTTTACCCAAGAAATAAAGATTTATCCGTTGAATAACAACCTTAAACCTTTGAACGACTGGGAATGTATATTAGAGCGACAATTCTTTTCATGGTTATTTGGTCATTGGCTGATTCTGAAGCTTCGGTTTTGAACGGAAAGTGGTGCTCGAGCTTGGGTACCCTGTGTGGTCAAAAAATGTCTGATTAAAAACCGTTTACATTGAGAATTGTAATCTACCACAAGGATACCTCTTTTTTAAATAGCAATCATATTATTCTACTCTGAAgttggatttccactgtcgctcAAATTTTACGTCAATTACGCACATTTGTTATTCCACTATTGCGtcattttacaatatttgGTCAAGAGAACGCGCAAAATATGAGACGgtaatacactgtagtgtCCCGGTTTGACCGGTTTAGAACAGAGCAAATACAGACGGAACGgcagtttttcaatgaaagaaattgctttcatcGTGATACAAAGCCTGCGAATTTAGCTTGTCATCGCTTGTCTCTCGTCATTTCgtttatacaataaaataaaggaCATTACTTAATTTGGCTGGCTTTCTGTGCTGTTTTCATCGTTCGCAAGCGCCCTGAAGGACAGATgatgcattttttgaaaaacacttaCCAGATAAAATTGGATCAAAATAACACCTTTTTGTAGCggaataataaatctcttattagatggtttaacatataatactcgcggacattttgctcattgctcgcATTTTTCCTCGCCCCCGTGGGGCTCGGGAAAATGctacgcaactcgcaaaatatccgcgcgtattatatgttaaaccatcgaataagatGTATGTATTTGACTGGTTTCGCGtgcgtaaataaaataaaagggaCTTAAAAATTGAGAGCGGTTCAACTTCTACGTTTAACGCAAGTCGTTCATACAATCTCTagtattttatttgtataggtaatcaaatgatttcgagtgcaatttggaataaataagcacgagaaaattttttcaaagactaacaaaattgcacgaacCCGTAGGGCGATGGCtgagcagaaggaacgcacgcgtatcacacATTCAGGGGAAAATTGCGCCatgaattgcgccatccaggggggtgcgcttgatttgaaaacaaaagatttgattggccagctgtgagtttctctttcgcgactttcctgtcaatgaattaatttgaagtttttgcactcaatttcaattttctgccctaatttcgtctttctgcaataaaaaaatttcaagtttttgcactgtttgggaataattgacatgctctcagccaatcagcatggagaaattttttcatgtatattattaacgCATGAAAAGCCAGTCAGATACAGGTGCGTAACCGACGTAAAATTTACGCGACAATAGAAATCCACTATaaataaaccaaaacaaacgTCATTCCACGAGCATAATTCACCACTGAAAAGTAAATACATTTCTGCACTAATTTCAAAGTAAAAGACTAATTTCAAACTCCTAAGTAAGAGATAAATTCCAAGAACGTCGGGAATTAATGCATATACATCCCTCGAGCCTACGTCCCTCGGGTTGAATATGGATTAATACTGACGTTTGAGTATTTATCTGAGTTATTTCATGACTATTGCAGGTAGATCTTGTCAAAACGGAAAACACATGGGTCTCTCTTAATATTACAAGAGAACAAAGCACTAGCCACGAGGAAGCTCACACTTTCAtcgcattaaaaaaaacaaacaatgaaagTTACAAAACTGTGAGATTTTGACAGGGTTTTTGGAATTGTGTTAGGGCGCCAAAAGGGagtttgctttggtttttcgGTTTCTTTGATTAActgttttgacaattttatcgGCGTGTACGATTATTCAGTAGGTCGGTCCATGTTTTCACGTAATCATCGAAAATCTTCAGCAGACCATAGAAGGCATCTCGAACACCGCAAAATACACGAACAGAAACCGTAAATTTAAATCGAAATTAAATGCAACGAGAACTTTTATAAGAATTTATTTCCATTACTTTTTGCTTTTGGCTTTGTTTGAATAAAATCCCTCAGTCGAGGGATTTATCGATATAAATCTCTCAGACAAGGGATTTATGCAGATAGATTcttaattaacagttattaaTTTATCAGCCTCGTTCCTCCCTTCTACGCTTTCAAGCCCTTTCGCACTTTCAATTTGTTGAATATTCAAGAGCGTTGTACGTTAAATAAAAGTTGTCGAATAACAAAGGAAAAGGTGTGAATCATGCATTAACTCCGAATAAACAGCAACGAATCCAAACTACATGTAATCCGAAAGCCCAAGGTTCGATTCATGTTCGGAACACCCGGGTTTTCCCGAGTACGACCGAGTGACTTCCGACTTCGGGTTCGTTAGAATATAGAATTTACCTCGTAGAGACTTTCAAATCCCCAATAAACGTTTTACTAATATGCTAAGACTTGCACTAGTTTTCACAACATCTGTTCTTGTTGGAGATGACATTTAGGGTACAATTTAAAGAGGTGATGTTCATTATTGCgacattctttgtttttttttttttgtgggtaAAATATTACGATACAGTATATGTGTATGTAAAACTCTTCTAAGCATGAACAaggtttgtttgaaaatgttgcGTAACACTTCATTTGAGCGTGTTTGCCGCATTTTTTCGACCCTGCTTCTGAATTCTGAATTGTGGCTGGCAAACGAAGATTCTTAGACCGTGACAATCTTCAAAATTCTTACCATCAATCGAAATTGTGGCTCAAATTTCTCAGAGCTCGTTCGTGGAAAAGACTATCCGACATAACGCATTGCAGTTATTTCTCGCTTACATCTCTATTCTTGATCTTTAAATTTCCCACATTCTCGTGAGGACTTCTAAATTGCCACTTAGTCGTaagcctctgggccaaaatcCTGCCAGGGAAGGTGGGGAACTATCATTGGATAACATGGAACCTAACGTCGTTGGACCAATGTTTGGCACACGGAACCAATGATATTGGGCAAGCATTGTTGTGAAATAAAGTGACGCGTTCAAATATGGGTTAACAATGTTTGCGaaggctaaaaaaaatatttaaataggCGGGTTTcagttttgattttattaaatttatctATTTATCTTAACTGAAGTTAAAAGTATGACGCGAAGGTATGGCTCATGATAAATACACATTCAGGTTTTTCGGCTAATTACAAACGAAGAGGAAATGATAGTAAATTGTGAATTATGTATGAGCGCGTGGTGGCTGTGTCTTCGCGATAAGCACCATTTGGTTTATGAATAATGATGAATTTTATCCGAAAATGCATTTGATTGTGTCTATCTACTTTACAGCTGTATGTATCTCAAATGTATAAAACGCTTCGTCTTTTCAGAGGCTTATGTTGTCCTCTTTAAAACTGGCGCGGTGTTTCGCGAAGAACTTGACAAATTTTGACGGCTTTGAAAGTTGTCTACATCCAGTGAAGTGTTTGTGAACTTAGTTCATCCTCTCTGGTCAGTTTGATATTCTTGCTGAAGATATGACCTAGAAATAATAACATAAAACAAGAGCAATGagataattaaattttgtttaaagttTACTTGTTGTTCTTATAGCGTTCTCTTTCAATGGTTCCCTTTTATTTTAGAACCAAGTTGCTAGTTTAAGTTGCTAGGCATTTGTGCGCCTCAAATGACAAggtttttcatgaaaattgGACTGTTATGTTTTATACTTCTTCAAACGAAAAGCATTGACATAAAACGGATTATCGCATAAAAGGTATTTGTCATCGGATCACctacttttgttttattgtagTTGAATAGCGTTGAAAGTGTAAACTGAAAAGCGTCGGTAAATTGAATTTTCTCCTATAGGAAAGAATCGTGCTTTACCACAGAACGCATGCcggcaaaaataacaaatagaAACAAATTTTGGGAACAACTTGAACAGATTAAAACACAAAAGCCAGCTTGTCTTCCTGTTTAGTAGGAAATGATGTAGCTAACCTTTAGTTAAGGATGTTTTAGATCGCAGAAAGCTGAAACTGTCTCAAGTTAATAAAACGAATTGATTTACAAAAACAGATCACTAGTTATAATTGGGCTATTCCGTGGATTCTCCCTTTTGAGTTGGGTCTTCTCTTTACTACTGTCTTGCAAGATAGAaaaggttttgaaaacaatgacGAGAAGGACCGAAGCTCTAAAATGGTTTTTAGTTGAAAAATATGTGTATGGAATGAAGTGAGTGGAAACATAACGCACCGAGAGAATCagtgaaactaaaattttcctttgctttctgAAAGCTGACGAACTTTTGGAAACAGGAAAAATACTTaatactttcttttcttgtgatCGTAATAATTTTGCCGTGACTTAACACAAATGAACGAGAACTGTCAGTTTTGCACTCTATGCAAGACGCACAAATCCCACCCtgttcattcttttttttcacaaagaaCTAACTTTCAACTAAGTTTTTCTTGAGGACAAAAATCTAATGTGTTGTGTCTTCAGTAAGACTTACATTGATTGGTGGTAGTACTGGTTTGAAGTGACTCGACTGGTTTGGAATCTGTTGTATCATGGAGCAGGAATTAGAAGACAAGTTCGACGGAGGATGTTGCAATGACGTAGTTTGGCAATGTTGCTTGGGCGGAATTGATGGAGCATCTTCGTTGAGGACTTCGTTCAAGGCCTTGATATAGTTTATAGCCAGTCGCAGTGTGGTTATTTTCGCCATATGGCCATCAGCGATATAACAGGGTAGAGCATCACGGAGAGCTTGGAAACCGTTGTTTAGAACGCGCATTCGGTCACGTTCACGCGCGTTCACGAGGAGTCGTTTCTTCAAGGAGTTACGCTGGCGTTTGGCTTTGACGGGCGGTGGTGTGGCAGCGTCTTTAGACTTCTTGAATTTTGCAGGTACAGAAGGGAGATCGGAGATGCTGGAACAAGCAGAGCCTCTTGGACGCAGATTGTAGAGACCCGCTTTGGCGAAATCTGCGCCACAAGTCCTATGTGGATTGGAAAATAAGCAGGGACCATCTGTGAAGCAAGCAGGTCCGTTTGCGGAAGTTATCGCCGTTCTGTTATCGCTTAGGTACGACGGATTCTTGGCGTTGACCTGTAAGCTGTGGGGCATGCTGCAGTCGGCTCGCGGGACAAAGTTGAACTGGTGTGTATTGGGATTAAACATCCTACAGAGTCTTACTTAGGTTCGACACCGAGAGCACCTGATTCTGTCTAAAACGAGCACCTGAATACACTGGATCACTTTGCCCTCTTGTTTGGGGTCTTAAATACTCTCTCGTTTCATTTCATGAAATTTCACCACAAGCACACAAACTAATAagcattttaatttattcaaaacaataaaagagaCAAGCGCTGTCCAATCACAAATGGATGACGCCCCTAAAAGGAGAATTTCTGCTCTCAAAAAGAATTTATCGCTGAtgtaattttttaattcatgTAAAATTGCGGCCAGAGTTTTGCATGGTACCTGATTTCGAAGAACGGTTATTTTGAGTGAAACGATGACCATGTTTTAGAAAACAATGCAATATGTGGTTAATGATTCTATCTTGTTTAAAATCGGTAATCAAATAGGAGATAATAGTTAAGCCCACTTCTATGTGGAATAACTCAATTCTTTCGTATCTTCACTAATCCCGTTgagaaattttgtttgaaaaagctattttttaaattttttttatatatatttttaagtgaatCGTTTTTAGAGAAACAGATGAGGGGTGTAAAAAAAGCCAACATTTAACCACTGCGACTTGCAGAATCACCAGCTGTAACCAGCTTGCGAACAAGCTTTTCAATGAATGATCTTTTTAACGCTGAAATGGCATCAAAACTTAATGGATTGGTTTTCAATTTAAGTGCGATCACAAGCGACAAAGACACAGCGGGTATGACTTTTAAGAGCCTACTGGTCAAATTTATGTAGTTTTTGGAAAGAATTCTCTCTTGTATATAATTCTCCACTTTTCGAGTCTTCTTATCTCTAAATATGCTTTTATTTCGATGTCTTAGAATTACACCTGGGCTTCTAGGATCGGctttcatttgtgtttgtcggtttaaataaaatatgcaaaattggGTATTCATTAAGTTGACCAATCCATTTTTTCCTCGAGGGCGCCTTACTCCTCTTTCGGATATTATGAGTTGTTGGTTTGTTCATAATCAATGCGAGCGGCTTTCGAATCTGCAAACGTGAAGATTGAATGCGCACTgtagaaagaaaaatcaaatgcGATGTTTGAAGGAATGTAGCcaaatcaagaaagaaatcgaAAGTGCGTCAACGAAGCAATGTGTAAGCCAAAGATTATCACTTTAAGGTGGTCGCACAAAGGTCAGGAAGGAATGCGAAGTAGAAgcatgtaaaataaaaaagaacagaatttaacttaaaatttaatggTTAAAACTCAATAGTTACAATTAATGAAATTTGTGGAAGGACATTGCGTGTAACATttcttgcaaaatgttttcatttattcataaaaaaaattaataaaagacTTGTGAATTCTAATATAAAAAAGTAACTTTGAGGAATAAACTAAGACGAGTTTGCTTCGGTAGTTTTAATTAAATGGTAAACCAGCGTTATTTCAATGAACTTAAGGTGACAGTTTTTCAAGCAGTTTTGTGTATTGTCAATGGTGCACTGTTGGAAAGCCTGAATGATCTTCTGCTCAGAACAAATATCACAATGAAAAGCATACTGTGAATTACAGGAGAAGTTTGAATACAATCTAATCTTTAAGAACTTTACTTATATATTAACGGGACTTTAATAGCGTTTATAGGCTTTCTTTTTGGTCGAAATTTCAATTAACTTCTTATTTAACGAGGCATTCTCATCGTGTTTAGACGACTTTTTGACGATTTCAAGTGAATATGGATAAAACGATGAAGTGATTCAGTTACGAAATATTGGAAACGTTTTAAGCCTCGCACGCAACCTTTTGTTGGCCAACCTTtcgcgagaaaaaaaaaaacagctttcgGAATAGCAATTCTTGCATAGTTTTGGAATAATTAGTTTTGTCATTGGTCTAAGGCAGTCCTCTAAATAAACAAGATGTATGGTTGCAAAttgaaacagagaaaaattttctATTGCTAAGAGATTTGGAAAGGTGTACTGGGACGACCTCGGCAAAAGTGAGAACGTCGTGTGGAAAAGTAACTTGGCGTTTCTGAAATTATTTCCTGTTTGTCTAGAGTCGCTtggcttgaaaaatgtgaacAAACTATCTTACAATTCAACTGCTTTGACGTTCCCACGTCGTCCACTCGACTACGCAACAGGTCATTAACAAATGGAAAGGACAAGAACGGCTTCGAAAtgttccaaaattaaaaactctCGTGCATTGGGTACAAAACTATATTGTTAAATTTCAGACGTTCACGTTGCTATCGTGTTTGCCTAATCTTCCAGGCCTAATGCAGTTTCGTGACTTTTTGGCAACACGTACAACAAGGAAAGCTGCAGTTGATCAGAACACTGACGAAAAACAATTTAGACTTATTACAATGATTTCGATGAAAAAGAACTCAGCAGCTAAAGGTGTCAAACGTGGAAACACTGCCATTTTAGACTGCAAgctcgttttcttttgttttgttgttaataACTCCCAATTTTGTAATTGATCATGTCATTATTACAACAATACGGAGTTGAAGTCAAGTGATGTCGTTCAAAATTCGACTGGAGTAGTTTTACTTCAGAAGGAATTCAAGCCTTTGCTAAACACTCTCCGTCGGAGGGAAATAGAGGTAAATTGtgatgtttttcctttttttttcctttgctcaGAAATGAAAACGTGAAGAAGCCCTAAGAcggaaaacaaataaaacaggtaccagaatttttttcctttttaatttaaCGCCAAATatttctgagaaaaaaaaaagaacttagAAAACATGCACGAATATTTAAAAACGTCACTGGGTTGTAATTTCAATCGAGTTAGTATATCTAACCGTTAATGTGATTAAATTGCGCTCTTTTTATTAATGCGTTGTCGAAATTTACAAACGCTAGGAGTTGTGCCGCAAGACACCAGCGGGTGCTATAACGGGTATATGGTTTGAACATCTACCTGCCTTCATATTCCTATTAGAGATGGCGTCTAGGTGATATGCGCCTTCAAAACCACAAGCCTCAGGTGGCATGTTCAACTCCAGCTTTGATAATACTTCGTTTGAACCGATAAGGTGATTTTATTCTTGTAAGGGTGAAACTTTATCTGTGAGCTAAAACCTTAAAAACGTTTCAGGTCCTACGTTGATTACCCGAAACAGTTGGATTTTAATTAATGACATTGTTCGATCACTTGTGTAAAATTACGTAAGTTAACCTGTGACTCCAAGCTCAGCGTTCTGCTTTTGGctcaactttatttttctaCTGAATTTTACGGGCAATGGTCAACTTATCAAGGCGTATAAATGAAATCGCATAATCGTCAAAAAACACCCCTGTGTATCGTAAGACTAGATGAATGGTAGAGCATTTAAAGAGATTGCGAATTTTTGCTGTCGTATCAACGCTGTGTTGAAATAGAATTTGGGCATTGTTGGGATTTATCCTAGTTATTCAGGCAAGTCTGCATAAATTTGGGCGTTGGCACCGCCTGTTCCCCCTCAAGGGATAAGAAACAAAGCAGGACTGCGTCGAGAAGAGACAGGAGTGGAGGATCGAACTCTTCTTACCGACCCCCAAAGTTTTCCTCTCTCTACGGCTAACGGTCGAAAcctgagtttttttttaatgtatcTACGATGCTAATTCGGCCCTTGTCAACTTGATTCGTGTGAACTAAGAACTGTTTCTTGAATTGCTTTATTCATGCTGACAGCAATTACCTCCACAATTTTACGCGTACGCTCTTCAGTGCAATGCAAAGTAAATATTTGAGTAAATATTGTATATTTCGTTGAATTTATTTAAACGCTATCTACTACATTAAGAATAATGTCTTTATGCAATGTAATTAATacttgaaatttctcgttAGCGAACGTCGAAGATCATcaacttaaaacaaaaaatgtcaaTCGGAGAGGAGTGCTACGGCAAAAATCGCCGTTGAATGTTGTTACGGGAATTTCTAGAAACTACGACAGCCACGGTAATAACAACACGCCACTAATCATAAgcatgattggttgaatgaagaaaaacaatcgtcctccacgtgcggcacgcattgACGAACATTTCTTGGTGCTTTCGACCGGGAAATCCCGATTCAGATCTTAAAATCCGGAACTTCGGATTTGCAATCGAGCACAAAATCCGAAAAGGGATTTGGCGACGGATTTTGTTAAGTCACCATCTGAGCGTCAGGTTTCGCGTGTAATGTCACGTGACTGCAATTATCTGACAGAGATTTCAATTAACAAAATCCATCCCGAAATCCTTTTTCGGATTTTGTGTCCGACTGGAAATCCGAATATCCGGATTTTAAGACCTAAATCCGGATTTCACAATCCAAAGCATCCTCTGTGTCGAtgtttgtgaaatgaaaaCGTGAAAAATCGCTGGCTTTTAGGTTTTGACGAAAACACGAACCCTCAATAGCAGATCATTCTACCCTAGTCTATGTTCCCTTCAAAACTGTTGATGGCAAATCAGTTTTACAGCACTTCATCCGTATTGCACCGGCAACACGAAAGAGAAATTGTCCGCTTTAACGTGCCACACAAACCACAGGGcaaattttgtattttgttcaaGGCAAACGTTGTATCCCTGTATTAGGTTAAATATACCAGTTGTTCAAACCGAAGATAGCTCTATCTatcggataaatcactatttacttgatagagcagttttcaaatgactgtcgaaagtaattacgtgattgcgattgctacgcttagtgattggcttaaaagagtcgcgccagtttttcagccaatgagaatcaaaccaaaaccaatcgcaccatgtacgcgtgatttttcccgcgcttcgagcgagttacaggtaattgctaggaatcgtgattggttcatggcgctgtttgttcctgttgtggtTGGTCGGATTaactgctttggttttggtttttcgacagtcatttgaaaaccgctctaatagGGGTTTTGGTAGTACTTATTCAATGAGAGGCGATTAATCCAGTCGACAGCACAACCAACCCGGCTTTGACATATGGGGTCTGTCTGAGCGTAGCTGCTTTAAAATAATCAAACTCAAAGGAGAAAAGATTTGAGGCACACAAACACCCAGGAATATAGATTAAAATACACAGCAAAATGCAAACCGTTAGATTGATTGATCTATTTAActacaacctcgttcccaggatctctcttcttccctctCTCGCGTTCCAGGGGAAGGGAAGGTGAGAGACcctaggaacgaggttgacTTAACCAATGGGAAGCTAATACGCGAACAACGACACCTGCAATGATTTCGTCTTCGGGATACCGATAAtgtgaatttttattttggaatGACACCCTGGAAGAAGTCATCTTCACTTTGTGTATGCTCCATCATTTGCCGACGTCGTGCTTCTTTCTTAAAGAGCTCCTTATGTTTTATAACTGGTTCTTTCGTGCACCACGCTTCATCTCTCTGGAAGATGCATGAGGCAAGTTACGCACGATTAAGCCACTCTCCACAGAATTACAAATTTATACTAAGTTATTACAATGCGCTATAATTTATGCTACCCAACAATTGAAGTCGCCACGTGAAATTTAGAGCCACGACAAAATTGAAGCTATAATTGTGAAAACATTGTCCTAAGTTGTGGAAAAATATAACGCACTTAAAACAAATCCAGCTCCTTTTTCCGTTGGTTTTTCTTCCACTGCGGAATCTTCTCCCATTCTTTCTTGGACATCTGAAAAAGTTCTTCAAATTTGGCGTCTTCCAGGTGCATCtaaagggaaacaaaatgaacttAGAATCGACAGTGAATGAAATCAGCTGTTTCACATAACGTGAACTGGTTATTACAATGCGCTATAATTTATGCCACCCAACAATTGAAGTCGCCACGTGAAATTTAGAGCCACGACAAAATTGAAGTTATAATTGTGAAAACATTGTCCTAAGTTGTGGAAAAATATAACGCACTTAAAACAAATCCAGCTCCTTTTTCCGTTGGTTTTTCTTCCACTGCGGAATCTTCTCCCATTCTTTCTTGGACATCTGAAAAAGTTCTTCAAATTTGGCGTCTTCCAGGTGCATCtaaagggaaacaaaatgaacttAGAATCGACAGTGAATGAAATCAGCTGTTTCACATAACGTGAACTGGTTGAAGTTTCGTAACAGAAAACTTTTCCAACCGTTTCTAGTTGAAAACGTGGTAAGAGTGGTTTCCAGATATCTTAGCAGCAACGAGATCTACACCAGACCAGTTGTAAAATACCAAAAAATTACAGCGGCCGTTACACATTGTTTTCGACCAAGTTCAAAGCTGGTTGAAAACGTTGGTCGATTTAACCAACCAAAAATCGGTTTTCTTCAAGGGAacactatgaaaaaaaaattcaaatgaagcCATTTAGCAGTTCTTTCCTGTGGT
The DNA window shown above is from Acropora palmata chromosome 7, jaAcrPala1.3, whole genome shotgun sequence and carries:
- the LOC141886204 gene encoding uncharacterized protein LOC141886204 is translated as MFNPNTHQFNFVPRADCSMPHSLQVNAKNPSYLSDNRTAITSANGPACFTDGPCLFSNPHRTCGADFAKAGLYNLRPRGSACSSISDLPSVPAKFKKSKDAATPPPVKAKRQRNSLKKRLLVNARERDRMRVLNNGFQALRDALPCYIADGHMAKITTLRLAINYIKALNEVLNEDAPSIPPKQHCQTTSLQHPPSNLSSNSCSMIQQIPNQSSHFKPVLPPINVISSARISN